The Pseudomonas azotoformans genome has a segment encoding these proteins:
- a CDS encoding hydroxymethylglutaryl-CoA lyase yields MIADYSDAMIVQEVSPRDGLQIEPTWVETADKIALVDQLSLAGFSRIEAGSFVSPKAIPALRDGEQVFQGIERRPGVIYVALIPNLKGAQRAIASRADELNLVMSASQTHNLANMRMRCEASLAAFDDIVSFARDYPVRLNGSIATTFGCPFEGKIDEDRVLQIVEAYQALGIQGISLADTTGMANPRQVARLVKRVLERVSASDLTLHFHNTRGLGLCNVLAAYEAGARRFDAALGGLGGCPFAPGASGNICTEDLVNLCDEVGIHTGIDLPHLLHMSRRLPALLGHELPGQVAKAGRNCDLHPPPAYIVTL; encoded by the coding sequence ATGATTGCTGATTATTCCGACGCGATGATCGTGCAAGAAGTGTCGCCGCGCGACGGCCTGCAAATCGAGCCGACCTGGGTCGAGACGGCCGACAAGATCGCCCTGGTCGACCAGCTGTCCCTCGCCGGTTTTTCGCGGATCGAAGCCGGTTCGTTCGTCTCGCCCAAGGCCATTCCGGCGTTGCGTGATGGCGAGCAAGTGTTCCAGGGCATCGAGCGTAGGCCGGGTGTGATCTACGTGGCGCTGATCCCCAACCTCAAGGGCGCGCAGCGTGCCATCGCGTCCCGCGCCGATGAGCTGAACCTGGTGATGTCTGCCAGCCAGACCCACAACCTGGCCAATATGCGCATGCGTTGCGAAGCGTCATTGGCGGCGTTTGATGACATCGTCAGTTTTGCCCGCGATTACCCGGTGAGGCTCAACGGCAGCATCGCCACCACCTTCGGTTGCCCGTTCGAAGGCAAGATTGATGAAGACCGCGTGTTGCAGATTGTCGAGGCGTATCAAGCGCTGGGCATCCAGGGCATCAGCCTGGCGGACACCACTGGCATGGCCAACCCGCGTCAGGTGGCACGCCTGGTCAAACGCGTGCTGGAGCGTGTGTCCGCCAGCGATTTGACCTTGCATTTCCACAACACGCGGGGCCTGGGCTTGTGCAATGTGCTGGCCGCCTATGAAGCCGGCGCCCGGCGTTTTGACGCGGCGCTGGGGGGCTTGGGCGGTTGCCCGTTTGCGCCGGGGGCGTCGGGCAATATCTGCACCGAAGATCTGGTGAACCTGTGTGATGAAGTCGGGATTCATACCGGTATCGACCTGCCGCACTTACTGCACATGTCTCGCCGCTTGCCCGCCTTGTTGGGACACGAACTGCCCGGCCAGGTGGCCAAAGCCGGACGCAACTGCGATCTGCATCCACCGCCTGCCTACATCGTCACGCTGTAA
- a CDS encoding DUF4142 domain-containing protein: MSRMAIRLRTASFAMLLGLGASNAFAQSPAEFIEQASAKGMADIETSRMAHAKTSSQEIKDYTIEVINERTLANQHLAAIAKKLDLPVAPREKIVDKAETLMPELKDGDSFDAAYTAQQVKENEDAIALFKQEGAASDVPEIKALVDETLPKLEERLQKARALASTYGKGHQGDG, encoded by the coding sequence ATGAGCCGCATGGCTATCCGGTTACGCACCGCCAGTTTCGCGATGCTGCTGGGCCTCGGCGCCAGCAATGCTTTCGCCCAGTCGCCTGCTGAATTCATCGAGCAGGCTTCGGCCAAGGGTATGGCCGATATCGAAACCAGTCGCATGGCCCACGCCAAGACCTCGTCCCAGGAAATCAAGGACTACACCATCGAGGTGATCAACGAGCGCACTCTGGCCAACCAGCACCTGGCGGCCATTGCCAAGAAGCTCGACCTGCCGGTGGCGCCGCGCGAGAAGATCGTCGACAAAGCCGAAACCCTGATGCCCGAACTCAAGGACGGCGACTCGTTTGATGCGGCCTACACCGCGCAGCAAGTGAAGGAAAATGAAGACGCCATCGCGCTGTTCAAACAGGAAGGCGCGGCGTCGGATGTGCCGGAAATAAAAGCGCTGGTCGACGAGACGCTGCCCAAGCTGGAAGAGCGTTTGCAGAAGGCTCGGGCCTTGGCATCGACTTACGGTAAAGGTCATCAAGGCGACGGTTAA
- a CDS encoding methylated-DNA--[protein]-cysteine S-methyltransferase, giving the protein MPYEYKLMPSPVGQLTLVARDGKLSAILWETERANRVRLGQLYEAPESPVLLETERQLQEYFAGNRHQFELELDFAGTDFQKQVWQALLTIPFGETRSYSQIAQQIGNPKAVRAVGAANGRNPISIIAPCHRVIGASGGLTGFAGGLEAKQYLLALEGTGQAELAF; this is encoded by the coding sequence ATGCCCTACGAATACAAGCTCATGCCCTCCCCTGTCGGCCAACTCACCCTGGTGGCACGCGACGGCAAACTCAGCGCCATCCTGTGGGAAACCGAACGCGCCAACCGTGTGCGCCTGGGCCAATTGTACGAGGCGCCTGAAAGCCCGGTGCTGTTGGAAACCGAGCGTCAATTGCAGGAGTACTTCGCTGGCAACCGCCACCAATTCGAACTGGAACTGGACTTCGCCGGCACCGATTTCCAGAAACAGGTCTGGCAGGCCTTGCTGACCATTCCCTTCGGCGAAACACGCAGCTACAGCCAGATCGCCCAACAGATCGGCAACCCGAAAGCCGTACGTGCAGTGGGTGCAGCCAATGGGCGTAACCCCATCTCGATCATTGCGCCGTGTCATCGGGTCATTGGCGCGTCAGGCGGGCTGACGGGTTTTGCGGGAGGCTTGGAAGCCAAGCAATATCTGCTGGCGCTGGAAGGTACAGGCCAGGCTGAATTGGCGTTCTGA
- a CDS encoding LysR family transcriptional regulator translates to MQLMNDLRRIDLNLLVILDALLSEQHVTRAAERLHLSQPAVSHALARLRDLLGDALLVRQGGSLVPTARALELAAPLAEALAQVQALLAPNRFDPASAKRRFRVAMSDYSAAIFLPDLVRVLRREAPGIDLQIIQASREGMVDGVLNGDLDLAAGVFPDMPAELRTTPLFEEHYTCLVDRDSLAASGTLDLPTYLSRPHVLLEMRGSGTPEIERALTAIRERRHVAISLPHWGVAPQLIRGTDLILTVSSRGLLEIDHAHLLAVPPPFHIPSFAFELAWHARRGGDSGLQWLIVRVQGVLQI, encoded by the coding sequence ATGCAGCTGATGAATGATCTACGCCGCATCGACCTCAACCTGCTGGTGATCCTCGACGCCTTGCTCAGCGAGCAACACGTCACCCGCGCGGCTGAGCGTTTGCACCTGAGCCAGCCGGCAGTCAGCCACGCGCTGGCGCGTTTGCGTGACCTGCTCGGTGATGCGCTGCTGGTGCGCCAAGGTGGCAGCCTGGTGCCGACTGCCCGCGCGCTGGAGTTGGCCGCGCCACTGGCCGAAGCCCTGGCCCAGGTGCAGGCGTTGCTGGCGCCGAATCGCTTTGACCCGGCGTCGGCCAAGCGCAGGTTTCGCGTGGCGATGTCTGACTACAGCGCGGCGATTTTCCTACCCGACCTGGTGCGAGTGCTGCGCCGCGAAGCGCCGGGTATCGACCTGCAAATCATCCAGGCCAGCCGGGAGGGCATGGTGGACGGGGTGCTCAATGGCGATCTCGACCTGGCGGCTGGCGTATTCCCCGACATGCCCGCCGAACTGCGGACTACGCCATTGTTCGAAGAGCACTACACCTGCCTGGTCGACCGCGACAGCCTTGCGGCAAGCGGCACACTGGATCTGCCCACCTACCTGTCACGTCCCCATGTATTGCTGGAAATGCGCGGCAGCGGCACGCCGGAAATCGAGCGGGCGCTGACAGCGATTCGCGAGCGTCGGCATGTGGCGATCAGCCTGCCGCACTGGGGCGTGGCGCCGCAGTTGATCCGCGGCACGGACTTGATCCTGACCGTGTCTTCCCGAGGCTTGCTGGAGATTGATCACGCGCATTTGCTGGCGGTGCCGCCGCCCTTTCATATTCCGTCGTTTGCGTTCGAACTGGCGTGGCATGCACGGCGGGGTGGGGATTCGGGGTTGCAGTGGTTGATTGTGCGGGTGCAGGGGGTGTTACAAATCTGA
- a CDS encoding CopG family ribbon-helix-helix protein — MSVMSLRIPEDIADTLASLAKATGRSKSFLAVDALREYLTREAWQIEEIQKALKEADAGDFATAAEVKAVADKWRTNAG, encoded by the coding sequence ATGTCTGTCATGTCCCTACGTATACCGGAAGATATCGCCGATACGCTTGCCAGTCTCGCCAAGGCCACCGGGCGCAGCAAATCCTTTCTGGCGGTAGACGCATTGCGCGAATACCTCACGCGCGAAGCCTGGCAAATTGAGGAAATTCAAAAAGCATTGAAAGAAGCGGATGCGGGTGATTTCGCTACCGCTGCCGAGGTAAAAGCTGTCGCTGATAAATGGCGCACTAATGCAGGTTGA
- a CDS encoding low affinity iron permease family protein, whose amino-acid sequence MKFSAVSQSLSRWAGSPRTFYAAVALILAWSLSGPYFHYNDTWQLIINTSTTIITFLMVFLIQNTQNRDNDILHIKIDELLRVSKDAQNAVLSLDGLDRKELEKLRQEYRSIGNTGTVSLNSSCGHAADDAAPTKTDLNQA is encoded by the coding sequence ATGAAATTCTCCGCAGTCTCCCAATCCCTGTCCCGTTGGGCCGGCAGCCCGCGCACGTTCTACGCAGCGGTGGCGTTGATCCTGGCGTGGAGCCTAAGCGGGCCGTATTTCCACTACAACGATACGTGGCAACTGATCATCAACACCTCGACCACCATCATCACGTTCCTGATGGTGTTCCTGATCCAGAACACGCAAAACCGCGACAACGACATCCTGCATATCAAGATCGATGAACTGCTGCGCGTGTCCAAGGATGCACAGAATGCCGTACTCAGCCTGGATGGCCTGGATCGCAAGGAACTGGAAAAACTGCGCCAGGAATACCGCAGCATCGGCAACACCGGCACGGTGAGCCTGAACAGCAGCTGCGGTCATGCTGCCGACGATGCGGCACCGACCAAAACCGATTTGAACCAGGCATAA
- a CDS encoding MFS transporter: MSTNTLEAGARPAAEIDAEKALVSKVAWRLMPLIMVCYLFAFFDRINISFAKFQLQADLSLSDTAYGLGAGLFVVGYVIFEVPSNMMLYKVGARRWIARIMMSWGLATAAMVFVTAEWQFYALRFLIGAMEAGFAPGVLYYLTLWFPQHFRGRITSMLFLASAFAGLVGAPFSGLVLEHLDGVFQMRGWHWLFLLGGLPCIGLGFLVLTLLKDRIEDAHWLTAAEKTLLSSRIAKHEPNQHGGSLLSAIRIPGFLMLGFIYFLIQVASYGLNFWAPQLIRSAGTQSPVMIGLLTAIPYVCGAISMVVIGRLSDATGERRKFVCGLVVLGAVGFFSAGIFADHTTFLIIALGMLGAGIIASIPTFWTLPPKLLAGAGAGAAGGIAVINTLGQFGGIVSPVMVGRIKDLTGSTTPALYVIGVCALLAAALLLWGLPQKLRTLDKG, from the coding sequence ATGAGCACTAATACGTTGGAGGCCGGCGCGCGCCCGGCCGCTGAAATCGATGCCGAAAAAGCCCTGGTCAGCAAGGTCGCCTGGCGCCTGATGCCGCTGATCATGGTGTGCTATCTGTTCGCGTTTTTTGACCGGATCAACATCAGCTTCGCCAAGTTCCAGTTGCAGGCTGACCTGAGCCTGAGCGACACCGCCTACGGCCTGGGGGCCGGGCTGTTTGTGGTGGGGTATGTGATCTTCGAAGTGCCGAGCAACATGATGCTGTACAAGGTCGGCGCGCGGCGCTGGATTGCGCGGATCATGATGTCGTGGGGTCTGGCGACGGCGGCCATGGTGTTTGTCACGGCCGAGTGGCAGTTCTATGCGCTGCGCTTTCTGATCGGCGCCATGGAGGCGGGTTTCGCGCCTGGTGTGCTGTATTACCTGACCCTGTGGTTCCCGCAGCATTTCCGTGGGCGCATCACCTCGATGCTGTTCCTGGCCTCGGCCTTTGCGGGCCTGGTGGGCGCACCGTTCTCCGGCCTGGTGCTGGAACACCTCGACGGTGTCTTCCAGATGCGCGGCTGGCACTGGTTATTCCTGCTCGGCGGCTTGCCGTGCATCGGCCTGGGTTTCCTGGTGCTGACCTTGCTCAAGGACCGCATCGAAGACGCCCATTGGCTGACGGCGGCGGAGAAGACCTTGCTGTCGAGCCGCATCGCCAAGCATGAGCCGAACCAGCACGGGGGCTCGCTGCTGTCGGCGATCCGTATTCCTGGGTTCCTGATGCTCGGCTTCATCTACTTCCTGATCCAGGTGGCGTCCTACGGCCTCAACTTCTGGGCGCCGCAGTTGATCCGCAGCGCCGGCACCCAGAGCCCGGTGATGATCGGCCTGCTCACGGCGATTCCCTATGTGTGTGGTGCCATCAGCATGGTGGTGATCGGGCGGCTGTCGGATGCCACGGGCGAGCGTCGCAAGTTCGTCTGTGGCCTGGTGGTGCTCGGCGCGGTGGGCTTCTTCAGTGCCGGCATTTTTGCCGATCACACCACCTTCCTGATCATCGCCCTGGGTATGTTGGGCGCGGGCATCATCGCTTCGATCCCGACCTTCTGGACCCTGCCACCCAAGTTGCTGGCCGGTGCTGGCGCCGGCGCGGCGGGTGGTATTGCGGTGATCAATACCCTCGGCCAGTTTGGTGGCATTGTCAGCCCGGTGATGGTGGGGCGGATCAAGGACCTTACTGGCAGCACCACGCCGGCGCTGTATGTGATTGGCGTGTGTGCACTGTTGGCGGCGGCGTTGCTGCTGTGGGGCCTGCCGCAAAAACTGCGCACCCTCGATAAGGGCTGA
- a CDS encoding LysE family translocator, whose product MTPSLLLAVLASGFIYGITPGPGVLAVFGIGAARGRRAGAGFLCGHLLGDVVWCSTALIAIVGAREVGSSAFDVLGVLSGLYLFWLGWRAIRTQRRSSDAPQGAARHPFWHGILFGLTNPKAYPVAVATFTALLSSRAELLTWSMLPSLIFLSFVGGLLAYAILIGVVGAQRVRTVYQRHEILITKLCGVMFIGFAINALAHALPGLFGSKPA is encoded by the coding sequence ATGACCCCATCCTTGCTGCTCGCCGTCCTCGCTTCAGGTTTCATCTACGGTATTACCCCGGGGCCGGGGGTGTTGGCCGTGTTTGGTATCGGCGCCGCCCGTGGTCGTCGGGCCGGGGCGGGTTTCTTGTGCGGGCATCTGCTGGGGGATGTGGTGTGGTGCTCCACGGCGCTGATCGCTATCGTCGGCGCGCGGGAAGTGGGCAGCAGTGCGTTTGATGTGCTCGGCGTACTCAGCGGCCTGTACCTTTTCTGGCTCGGCTGGCGCGCGATCCGCACTCAGCGTCGCAGCAGTGATGCGCCCCAGGGCGCGGCACGGCATCCGTTCTGGCACGGCATTCTATTCGGGCTGACCAACCCCAAGGCGTACCCGGTGGCGGTGGCGACGTTTACGGCGTTGTTGTCGAGCCGTGCCGAGTTGCTGACCTGGTCGATGCTGCCGTCGTTGATCTTCCTCAGCTTCGTCGGCGGCCTGCTGGCCTACGCGATCCTGATTGGCGTGGTCGGCGCGCAGAGGGTGCGTACGGTGTATCAACGCCATGAAATCCTGATCACCAAGCTCTGTGGTGTGATGTTTATCGGCTTCGCCATCAACGCCCTGGCGCACGCGTTGCCGGGCCTGTTTGGCAGCAAACCCGCTTGA
- the fos gene encoding fosfomycin resistance glutathione transferase: protein MLSGFNHLTLAVTDLPRSIRFYRELLQLHLDATWDAGAYLSLPGLWLCLSLDPLRDSKPAADYSHYAFTVAAADFTRFVERLRAAQVEEWRDNRSEGASFYFLDPDGHKLEAHVGDLASRLQACRAKPYAGMTFYP, encoded by the coding sequence ATGCTCTCTGGCTTCAACCACCTGACCCTGGCCGTCACCGACTTGCCGCGCAGCATCCGTTTCTACCGTGAGCTGCTGCAACTTCACCTCGACGCCACCTGGGACGCTGGCGCCTATCTCTCACTGCCGGGCCTTTGGTTGTGCTTATCGCTCGATCCGCTGCGCGACTCGAAGCCGGCCGCCGATTACTCCCATTACGCGTTTACCGTGGCTGCGGCTGACTTCACCAGGTTCGTAGAGCGCCTGCGAGCAGCGCAGGTAGAAGAATGGCGCGACAACCGCAGTGAAGGTGCTTCGTTCTATTTTCTCGACCCCGATGGCCACAAGCTCGAAGCCCACGTCGGCGACCTGGCCTCAAGGCTGCAAGCCTGTCGCGCCAAGCCTTATGCCGGAATGACGTTTTACCCGTAG
- a CDS encoding type II toxin-antitoxin system RelE/ParE family toxin, producing MQVEWLRAALRNLDDEAAYIAEENPKAAHEFVQAILTGLQQIAEFPAMGKEGRVPGTREWVVPRWPYIVPYRIRGGRLQVMRIFHTRRQPPASW from the coding sequence ATGCAGGTTGAGTGGCTGAGGGCAGCCCTCAGGAACCTTGACGATGAAGCCGCTTATATTGCTGAAGAAAATCCAAAAGCTGCCCACGAATTTGTCCAGGCAATCTTGACTGGACTCCAACAGATTGCTGAATTTCCAGCGATGGGAAAAGAGGGACGCGTGCCAGGGACTCGCGAATGGGTAGTGCCTAGATGGCCCTACATTGTCCCGTATCGCATCCGAGGGGGCCGATTGCAAGTCATGCGGATCTTCCATACCCGGCGCCAGCCACCCGCATCCTGGTGA
- a CDS encoding type II toxin-antitoxin system HicA family toxin: MDSRYLIGHIVADGWYLARIRGSHHHFKHPTKPGLVTIPHPKKDLLDKTAKSILKQALLS, translated from the coding sequence GTGGATAGCCGATATTTGATAGGTCACATCGTTGCGGACGGTTGGTATCTGGCGCGTATCAGAGGGAGTCATCATCACTTCAAGCACCCGACTAAACCGGGGCTGGTGACGATTCCACATCCAAAGAAGGACCTGTTGGACAAGACCGCCAAGAGCATTTTGAAACAAGCTCTGTTGAGTTAA
- a CDS encoding LysR family transcriptional regulator, with the protein MLHKSLVRRLDLITLQLFVAVFEEGTLTRAANREAIAVSAASKRLMELEQVLGVSLFVRRAKGMDLTAAGETLLHHARQMLFNVEKMGLELGEHSHGVRGYVRMLANLSAIIQFLPEDLRDFSERHPEVKTDLEERPSNGVVQGVLDGVADLGICSSDTDTKGLPSVTYRHDKLVVLMPADHPLAARKTLAFVDTLDSDYVGLHAASSINMRTHAAAREAGRMLRLRIHVPGFDAMCRMVQANMGIGILPQKAYELFGRALGLHAVPLTDDWSDRSLILVVRDEAQLSPVSRLLFDYLSVRV; encoded by the coding sequence ATGTTGCACAAGAGCCTGGTGCGGCGGCTGGACCTGATCACGCTGCAGCTGTTCGTCGCGGTGTTTGAGGAAGGCACGCTGACCCGCGCCGCCAACCGCGAAGCCATTGCCGTGTCGGCCGCCAGCAAGCGCTTGATGGAGTTGGAGCAGGTGCTGGGCGTCAGCCTGTTCGTGCGGCGGGCCAAGGGCATGGACCTGACTGCGGCCGGTGAAACCTTGTTGCACCATGCGCGGCAAATGTTGTTCAACGTCGAGAAGATGGGCCTGGAGCTGGGCGAGCACAGCCACGGCGTGCGCGGTTATGTGCGGATGCTGGCCAATCTGTCGGCAATCATTCAGTTCCTTCCGGAAGACCTGCGGGATTTTTCCGAGCGGCATCCCGAAGTGAAAACCGACCTGGAAGAACGTCCCAGCAATGGCGTGGTGCAAGGCGTGCTGGACGGCGTGGCGGACCTGGGCATCTGCTCCAGTGACACCGACACCAAAGGCCTGCCCAGCGTGACGTATCGCCACGACAAGCTAGTGGTGCTGATGCCGGCGGATCACCCGTTGGCGGCGCGCAAAACCCTGGCGTTTGTCGATACCCTGGACAGTGATTACGTCGGCCTGCACGCCGCCAGCTCCATCAACATGCGCACTCACGCCGCCGCGCGCGAGGCGGGCAGGATGCTGCGCCTGCGCATTCATGTGCCGGGGTTCGATGCGATGTGCCGGATGGTCCAGGCGAACATGGGCATCGGTATCCTGCCGCAGAAAGCCTATGAGCTGTTTGGTCGTGCACTGGGTTTGCATGCCGTGCCGCTGACGGATGACTGGTCGGATCGCAGCTTGATTTTGGTGGTGCGTGATGAGGCGCAGTTGTCGCCGGTCAGTCGGTTGCTGTTCGATTATCTGAGTGTTCGCGTTTAG
- a CDS encoding CaiB/BaiF CoA transferase family protein produces the protein MTAPLSGIKVIEIGTLIAAPFAARLMAEFGAEVIKIEAMGQGDPLRKWRKLHEGTSLWWYLQSRNKKSLALDLKSPEGLDLIKQLLGDADVLIENLRPGGLEKLGLDWDVLHALNPKLTLVRISGYGQTGPYRDRPGFGAIGEAMGGIRYTTGNPDSPPARVGVSLGDSLASLHGVIGALMSLLRVKTGQGDGQIVDVSLAESVFNLMESLVPEYDMLGHVRERSGGALPGIAPSNTYLTADGAYVVIAGNSDPIYKRLMHTIGRADLADAPEFAHNDGRAAKSGLLDAAITHWTSSLPIEQVLSALEAAEVPAGRIYSVADIVSDPHYQARDMLLTAQLPGGVSVKMPGIVPKLSETPGGVNWQGPTLGQHTDDILGSLGLTGADIQRLKTSGVVQ, from the coding sequence ATGACGGCTCCCCTGAGCGGTATCAAGGTGATCGAGATCGGCACCCTGATTGCCGCGCCGTTCGCCGCCCGGCTCATGGCCGAGTTTGGCGCCGAGGTGATCAAGATCGAAGCCATGGGCCAGGGCGATCCGCTTCGCAAATGGCGAAAGCTGCACGAAGGCACGTCGCTGTGGTGGTACCTGCAATCGCGCAACAAGAAGTCGCTGGCGCTGGACCTCAAGTCGCCGGAAGGCCTGGATTTGATCAAGCAACTGCTCGGCGACGCCGACGTGCTCATCGAAAACCTGCGGCCCGGTGGCCTGGAGAAACTCGGTCTCGATTGGGACGTGCTGCATGCCCTCAACCCCAAGCTGACGCTGGTACGCATCTCGGGCTACGGCCAGACCGGCCCTTATCGCGATCGTCCGGGCTTTGGTGCGATCGGCGAGGCCATGGGCGGCATTCGCTACACCACGGGTAACCCGGATTCACCGCCGGCGCGAGTGGGCGTGAGCCTGGGCGATTCCCTGGCGTCGTTGCACGGTGTGATCGGCGCGCTGATGTCGCTGCTGCGGGTCAAGACGGGGCAGGGCGATGGGCAGATTGTCGATGTGTCGCTGGCCGAAAGTGTGTTCAACCTGATGGAAAGCCTGGTGCCGGAATACGACATGCTCGGCCATGTGCGCGAACGCAGCGGCGGCGCCTTGCCGGGCATTGCGCCGTCCAACACCTACCTGACGGCCGACGGTGCCTATGTGGTGATCGCCGGCAACAGCGACCCGATCTACAAGCGCCTGATGCACACCATCGGCCGCGCCGACCTGGCTGACGCGCCTGAGTTCGCCCACAACGATGGCCGCGCCGCCAAGAGTGGATTGCTCGACGCGGCGATCACCCATTGGACGAGCAGCCTGCCCATCGAGCAGGTACTCAGCGCCCTGGAAGCCGCCGAAGTACCGGCCGGGCGTATCTACTCCGTGGCCGATATCGTCAGCGACCCGCACTACCAGGCGCGTGACATGTTGCTCACAGCCCAACTGCCCGGCGGCGTATCGGTGAAAATGCCCGGCATCGTGCCCAAACTCTCGGAAACCCCTGGCGGCGTGAACTGGCAGGGCCCGACGTTGGGCCAGCACACCGACGACATCCTCGGCAGCCTGGGCCTCACCGGCGCCGATATCCAACGCCTGAAAACCTCGGGAGTGGTGCAATGA
- a CDS encoding NAD(P)H-binding protein: MRVLLFGATGMVGQGVLRECLLAADVQEVVAVGRTALTQEHGKLHQVLHSDMLDFQPLENLLQGFDACFFCLGVSSAGMNEVKYTHLTYDLTLVAASTLARLNPQMTFIYVSGAGTDSSEAGKSMWARVKGKTENALLRLPFKAVYLFRPGVIQPLHGVRSKTPLYQSFYSVLGPLLTFVRRLKPGWVVSTETVGRAMLQAASQGAPQPVVEQAEINRLASERR, encoded by the coding sequence ATGAGAGTTCTGTTATTCGGCGCCACCGGCATGGTCGGCCAGGGCGTGCTGCGTGAGTGCCTGTTGGCCGCCGACGTGCAGGAAGTCGTTGCTGTCGGCCGCACAGCCCTGACCCAGGAACACGGCAAGCTGCATCAGGTGTTGCACAGCGACATGCTGGATTTCCAGCCGCTGGAAAACCTGTTGCAAGGCTTTGATGCGTGTTTCTTCTGCCTCGGCGTTTCGTCGGCGGGGATGAATGAAGTCAAGTACACCCACCTCACCTACGACCTCACCCTGGTCGCCGCCAGCACCCTGGCGCGGCTCAATCCGCAGATGACGTTTATCTATGTGTCCGGCGCCGGTACCGACAGCTCCGAGGCGGGCAAGTCGATGTGGGCGCGGGTCAAGGGCAAGACCGAGAACGCGTTGCTGCGCCTGCCGTTCAAGGCGGTGTACCTGTTCCGTCCGGGCGTCATACAACCCTTGCATGGCGTGCGTTCGAAGACGCCGCTTTACCAATCCTTCTACTCGGTGCTTGGCCCCCTGTTGACGTTTGTGCGACGGCTGAAGCCGGGTTGGGTGGTGAGCACCGAAACGGTGGGCCGGGCGATGTTGCAGGCCGCGAGCCAAGGCGCGCCGCAGCCGGTAGTGGAGCAGGCCGAGATCAATCGGCTGGCCAGCGAGCGTCGCTGA
- a CDS encoding DMT family transporter encodes MTTLHWVGLLALAVIAGAVVPFQSAINANLGRGLGHPLWATLASLLVSIIVLLPVILALRLPLPSLAFINKAPLWMWAGGAFGVCFISLALMLLPKLGASGFIALAMAGQILASLVLDHFGLFGLVERQLTTPRVLGALLLIGGVVLIQFSATPARALATAG; translated from the coding sequence ATGACTACGCTGCATTGGGTGGGCTTATTGGCGCTGGCGGTCATCGCCGGCGCGGTGGTGCCGTTTCAAAGTGCGATCAACGCCAACCTCGGACGCGGCCTCGGCCACCCGTTGTGGGCCACGCTGGCGTCGTTGCTGGTGAGTATCATCGTGTTACTGCCGGTGATTCTGGCGCTGCGCCTGCCGTTGCCGAGCCTGGCGTTTATCAACAAGGCGCCGCTGTGGATGTGGGCCGGTGGCGCGTTTGGCGTGTGTTTTATTTCCCTGGCGTTGATGCTGTTGCCCAAGCTCGGCGCCTCGGGGTTTATCGCACTGGCCATGGCCGGGCAGATTCTGGCGTCGCTGGTGCTGGATCACTTCGGCCTGTTCGGCCTGGTGGAGCGCCAACTGACAACGCCCCGCGTGCTGGGGGCGTTGTTGTTGATCGGCGGCGTGGTGTTGATTCAGTTCAGCGCCACGCCCGCTCGCGCCTTGGCAACCGCTGGCTGA
- a CDS encoding type II toxin-antitoxin system HicB family antitoxin encodes MLYPIAISTGDEDHAWGVEVPDIPGCYSAGDDLDDAMAMAREAIEGHFEILAEDGAPIPSAQKVTLHAANPQYAGCTWAVVDIDVTKYLGKAQKLNITLPGYLLNRIDEYVLHHPEEKSRSGFLASAALKVLQQEG; translated from the coding sequence ATGCTTTACCCGATTGCAATTTCAACCGGTGACGAGGATCACGCCTGGGGCGTGGAAGTGCCGGATATTCCTGGTTGCTATTCCGCCGGTGACGACCTGGACGACGCCATGGCCATGGCCCGCGAAGCCATCGAAGGGCACTTCGAGATCCTGGCCGAAGACGGTGCGCCGATTCCCAGTGCGCAGAAGGTCACCCTGCATGCCGCCAACCCCCAGTACGCAGGCTGCACCTGGGCCGTGGTAGACATTGATGTCACCAAGTATCTGGGCAAGGCGCAGAAGCTCAACATCACGTTGCCGGGTTACCTGCTGAACCGCATCGATGAATATGTACTGCACCATCCGGAAGAAAAAAGCCGCTCGGGGTTTCTGGCATCGGCGGCGCTTAAAGTGCTGCAACAGGAGGGGTAA